One part of the Bdellovibrio bacteriovorus genome encodes these proteins:
- a CDS encoding DUF1552 domain-containing protein produces the protein MSMYYCKKTRRQFLVGSGKTLLALPLLPSLMPVEAFAQAATPPKRMMMFWFDHGNLNVLWPAKSAATTAVGSSGMREVLLRNLGTASTISPVLNNPLYETLKNNDQMTIVRGLDASVRWGSAHGNFVVASAQDRNSEGGFPSLESVLESSKTLYPDSTPAYVRKAIRVGLLGAGLFYQKVGSGVQVLPHYEDWTIRNFYNEVFGSLTAGTTAPADNTNELKSNILNRVFGAYTGFKNSRKISAEDKARLEQHMGYISDLQKSLVQVAPTPTCSKPADPGSVSDPALCNRIYMDLLAVAFKCGLTKVGVMALEAQDPQWIPGLSGLGTNVHDAMHGSRGSAIQRTAFEVWWKYFANMIADRFLAPLNVEEGVTGRTYLENMVTGMLCAGGMGDLGDDNGHQGYDSQQLLIGNMGGALRSGRYVTMPSSGLPYNCFLITLLQLMGVPPSEYAFATPNGQGFGYYGEFPTSHVLKGRFYQPISEILT, from the coding sequence ATGTCGATGTACTATTGCAAGAAAACCCGTCGTCAGTTTTTGGTGGGCTCCGGAAAAACACTTCTGGCCCTGCCTTTATTGCCAAGTCTGATGCCCGTGGAAGCTTTTGCGCAGGCGGCGACGCCACCAAAGCGAATGATGATGTTCTGGTTTGACCACGGTAATCTGAATGTCCTTTGGCCCGCAAAAAGTGCGGCAACGACAGCGGTCGGCTCCAGCGGAATGCGTGAAGTGCTGCTGCGAAACCTGGGTACGGCCAGTACGATCAGCCCTGTGCTGAACAATCCTCTGTATGAAACTTTGAAAAACAATGACCAGATGACAATTGTTCGCGGTCTGGATGCCTCAGTTCGTTGGGGCTCGGCCCACGGGAACTTCGTGGTGGCCTCGGCCCAGGATCGAAATTCCGAGGGGGGATTCCCTTCGCTTGAGTCTGTATTGGAATCATCCAAGACGCTTTATCCCGATTCTACCCCGGCCTATGTTCGAAAGGCCATTCGAGTGGGGCTTTTGGGGGCGGGGTTGTTTTATCAAAAGGTGGGGAGCGGAGTTCAGGTCCTTCCTCACTACGAAGACTGGACGATTCGAAACTTTTATAACGAAGTCTTTGGCAGTCTGACGGCGGGTACAACGGCTCCGGCTGATAACACCAATGAGCTGAAATCCAATATTTTGAATCGGGTTTTCGGGGCTTACACTGGGTTTAAAAACAGCCGTAAAATTTCCGCCGAAGACAAGGCCCGTCTTGAACAGCACATGGGTTACATTTCTGATCTGCAGAAATCTTTGGTGCAGGTGGCTCCGACGCCAACGTGCTCAAAGCCGGCGGATCCGGGCTCGGTTTCAGATCCTGCTCTGTGCAACCGAATCTATATGGACCTGCTGGCTGTGGCCTTTAAGTGCGGTCTGACCAAAGTGGGCGTTATGGCTTTGGAGGCCCAGGATCCTCAGTGGATTCCGGGCTTGAGTGGATTGGGCACGAACGTTCACGATGCCATGCATGGCAGCCGTGGCAGCGCTATTCAAAGAACGGCATTTGAGGTTTGGTGGAAATACTTTGCCAATATGATTGCCGACCGTTTCCTGGCGCCTTTGAATGTTGAAGAGGGTGTTACGGGGCGTACATATCTTGAAAACATGGTGACCGGGATGTTGTGTGCTGGTGGCATGGGGGATCTTGGTGATGACAACGGACATCAGGGCTATGATTCCCAGCAGTTGTTGATCGGAAATATGGGCGGGGCTTTGCGCTCGGGTCGCTATGTGACGATGCCGTCATCGGGGTTGCCGTATAACTGTTTCCTGATCACGTTGTTGCAGTTGATGGGTGTGCCTCCGTCTGAATACGCCTTTGCGACGCCAAATGGGCAGGGCTTTGGTTATTATGGGGAATTCCCCACGAGCCATGTTTTGAAGGGCAGATTCTATCAGCCGATTTCAGAGATTCTGACTTAG
- a CDS encoding DUF1588 domain-containing protein, with translation MDVKAAYRLGAFLVVTLPMMVAFQNCSALDMGAVQLRTGAPVVTEEVQQGQKLYAENCASCHGSVKSTAKRARTAEQISIAIRTESQMKMISLSQGEIELIAKALSPESYNPPPVVNEDNRQEFACTPGQLQNTPMVRLTKREYRTALMSLLDDFATSLKTDATLLAKLDAIPTDVATENRDTLKEQSLLMTAPISNGLFEASFRASELIVGATTGLRNYPNTSQCLNAATITQSCHQQFVRELGSRAFRRPLAVTEANEVAARFWDSSMAKADLLKVTFTGVTTMPDFIYKVYDKGSAVVGSTTVLSLSAHELATKMAFFLTGAPPDSTLKALADNGQILDDTVLAQQADRLLGTDGAKDMIRRLFRESYGYDVFDRLQYDSGFIGGVNTSGLAEVMTSELDGFFEEIVLNRSGSFLDIMTSRYTNATDGRMGVIYNVNAVTNTLAEDRSGFLSRAAMLTKRSGFTASPIKRGLSIIEHVLCQDIGLPPPSAPTSLPVLTEDMITTRYRTAHSTEASGTTCVGCHSRFNTLGYAFEGFDSFGRSRTSEAIYKNNQAIGSLPVDTSYTTKEITGSSVSGSGARQMSEQLGVSDRAMMCFTKHLKRFEARVPADANANCQMNRSLTTLYGKDGTQGSIKGAIKSLVLSPEFRRWKY, from the coding sequence ATGGACGTTAAAGCTGCTTACAGACTTGGAGCCTTTTTGGTCGTCACGCTGCCGATGATGGTGGCTTTTCAGAACTGTAGCGCCTTGGATATGGGGGCGGTTCAGTTAAGAACGGGGGCCCCCGTCGTCACTGAAGAAGTGCAGCAGGGGCAAAAGCTGTACGCTGAAAATTGCGCCAGTTGCCATGGTTCAGTCAAGTCGACCGCCAAGCGGGCGCGCACGGCAGAACAGATTTCTATCGCTATCAGAACCGAATCGCAGATGAAAATGATCAGTTTAAGCCAAGGCGAGATTGAGCTGATTGCCAAGGCCCTGTCACCCGAATCCTACAATCCTCCACCGGTGGTTAATGAAGACAACCGCCAGGAATTTGCCTGCACGCCGGGACAACTGCAAAACACCCCGATGGTGAGGCTAACCAAGCGCGAGTATAGAACGGCGCTGATGTCTTTGCTGGATGATTTTGCCACCAGCTTGAAAACTGATGCGACCTTGCTGGCAAAACTGGATGCGATTCCCACGGATGTTGCCACAGAAAATCGTGACACGTTAAAAGAACAATCGCTGTTGATGACCGCGCCGATTTCAAATGGGTTGTTTGAAGCCTCCTTCCGGGCTTCTGAACTTATTGTGGGTGCAACAACGGGATTAAGAAATTATCCCAACACCAGTCAGTGCCTGAATGCAGCAACCATCACGCAAAGCTGTCACCAGCAGTTTGTGCGGGAACTGGGAAGCCGTGCCTTCCGCCGTCCATTGGCGGTAACAGAGGCCAATGAAGTGGCGGCCCGATTCTGGGATTCCTCTATGGCCAAGGCCGATCTGTTGAAGGTGACCTTCACGGGTGTGACAACAATGCCGGACTTTATCTATAAGGTTTATGACAAGGGATCTGCAGTTGTTGGCAGTACGACGGTGCTAAGCCTGTCCGCCCACGAACTGGCAACCAAGATGGCGTTCTTCCTGACCGGGGCACCCCCGGACAGCACGCTGAAAGCTTTGGCTGACAATGGTCAGATTCTGGATGACACCGTTCTTGCACAGCAGGCCGACCGACTGCTGGGGACGGACGGCGCCAAAGACATGATCCGCCGCCTGTTCCGTGAATCCTATGGATACGACGTCTTTGATCGACTGCAGTACGACTCTGGGTTTATTGGGGGTGTTAACACCTCGGGCCTGGCAGAGGTGATGACCTCAGAACTGGATGGTTTTTTTGAAGAGATCGTTTTGAATCGTTCAGGTTCGTTCCTGGATATCATGACTTCCCGATATACCAATGCCACTGACGGGCGCATGGGTGTGATTTACAATGTGAATGCTGTTACCAACACCCTGGCTGAAGACCGCTCTGGATTCCTGAGTCGTGCGGCGATGCTGACGAAACGTTCAGGTTTCACGGCGTCTCCGATCAAGCGGGGATTGAGCATTATTGAACACGTGCTTTGTCAGGACATCGGTCTGCCGCCACCAAGTGCGCCGACTTCGTTGCCGGTTCTGACCGAAGACATGATCACCACGCGCTATCGCACGGCTCATTCCACAGAAGCGTCAGGGACTACCTGCGTGGGGTGCCATTCCCGATTCAACACTTTGGGATACGCTTTCGAGGGCTTTGACAGCTTTGGCCGTTCGCGCACCTCAGAAGCCATTTATAAGAACAATCAGGCCATTGGCTCACTTCCGGTGGACACGTCTTATACGACCAAAGAAATCACCGGAAGCTCCGTTTCCGGAAGTGGAGCCCGCCAGATGTCGGAACAACTGGGGGTGAGTGATCGCGCGATGATGTGCTTTACAAAACATCTGAAGCGCTTTGAGGCCCGCGTGCCGGCAGATGCCAACGCGAACTGCCAGATGAACCGCAGCTTGACCACATTGTACGGTAAGGACGGCACACAGGGTTCTATCAAGGGTGCCATTAAGAGCCTGGTTCTTTCACCTGAATTCAGACGCTGGAAATACTAA
- a CDS encoding TIGR02147 family protein yields MELTRLKSKRIQARNFKQLLQDELVARCRTNPNYSLRSFARSLQVEPSALSQMINGKRPITEKMKMRLGMALGLSTDQLRHLPTTPETAPENTHAKARFQQLTLDTFAVISDWYHYAILELTYVEDFKSDSTWISQRLGITKSEVNIAIERLLRLGLLKKNSKGKWIDASENGELTHLSPAETSDAARKYQIQLLELSQKAVQEVPLAQRNHTSATLCFDPEDLAPAIERIAEFRRSFAREFQPRKAKEVYQLQVSFFPMTKQKDVL; encoded by the coding sequence ATGGAACTGACCCGACTTAAAAGCAAAAGAATCCAAGCCCGCAACTTCAAGCAGCTTCTGCAAGATGAGCTGGTTGCCCGTTGTCGGACCAATCCCAATTATTCGCTTCGATCTTTTGCGCGATCCTTGCAAGTGGAGCCTTCCGCCCTTTCCCAAATGATCAACGGCAAGCGCCCCATCACCGAAAAAATGAAAATGCGTCTGGGAATGGCTCTGGGACTTTCCACTGATCAACTTCGCCATTTGCCAACGACACCCGAGACGGCACCGGAAAACACCCACGCCAAAGCCCGCTTTCAGCAATTGACTTTGGACACCTTCGCCGTCATTTCGGACTGGTACCACTATGCGATTCTGGAGCTGACCTATGTGGAGGATTTCAAATCTGACAGCACCTGGATCAGCCAGCGCCTGGGAATTACCAAGTCTGAGGTGAATATTGCGATTGAGCGGTTGTTGCGCCTGGGTCTTTTAAAGAAAAACAGCAAAGGAAAATGGATTGATGCCTCTGAAAACGGCGAATTGACTCACCTGAGTCCCGCTGAAACATCCGATGCCGCCAGAAAATATCAAATCCAACTGCTGGAGCTCTCGCAAAAAGCCGTGCAGGAAGTTCCTTTGGCCCAACGCAATCACACCTCCGCGACGTTGTGTTTTGATCCCGAGGATCTGGCCCCGGCAATAGAGCGCATTGCCGAGTTTCGCCGTTCCTTTGCGCGGGAATTCCAGCCCCGCAAGGCCAAAGAAGTTTATCAACTGCAAGTCAGTTTTTTCCCAATGACCAAACAAAAGGACGTTCTATGA
- a CDS encoding substrate-binding periplasmic protein: protein MTRDARTHYLVIMDSCRFVLILVFLVVCQGHYAKAGGGIKFGFNASNAPPLLFQFENQNNPIPTGGLIYEVSVAIGEELGGEYSIARLPRKRIATNIINNKIDLVCHNSLSWRHPFADGALWSKPLFTHTNVLVGLTTIPFSSADQIKGLIGTVENYVYADLEEKFKTLELLRNDSPNIEVSVKKLLTGRVPYILLSDIEYIYYKSQYPRLQRSTFAMDKTDIQCSLSKKSTLTMTRLNRAIDRLHEKQVLAKIIKRYSDPETTPKPVSYGLNSNDSPPFIHFDKTSSSEGIVRGGVFFDIALAIGKKIQRPINFVLLPRGRLDARLASGQIELVCYDTEAWAGEYAKQYHWSTPIFRQSDYIVGHKADAEVAKIRTLEDLKGKRIGAVLNFVYPALTPLFEDKSLQREDAGSGAANVEKLSVKRVPLILLNSLEYSYYKSKDSRLQKAPLEIDPVDVKCALSKKSSLKIEEINSAIHDLEKSGRMQKVFAPSYLL from the coding sequence TTGACAAGAGATGCCCGGACTCACTATCTAGTGATCATGGATTCGTGTCGCTTTGTCCTGATTCTTGTTTTTCTTGTTGTTTGTCAGGGTCACTACGCTAAGGCCGGTGGCGGCATTAAGTTTGGCTTTAACGCCAGCAATGCGCCTCCGTTGCTTTTTCAATTTGAAAATCAAAACAATCCCATCCCCACCGGGGGGCTGATTTACGAAGTTTCCGTCGCCATCGGTGAAGAGCTGGGCGGCGAATATTCCATCGCCCGCCTTCCGCGAAAGCGCATAGCCACCAATATCATTAACAACAAGATCGATCTGGTATGTCACAACAGTCTTAGCTGGCGGCATCCGTTCGCGGACGGGGCTTTATGGAGCAAGCCTCTTTTCACCCACACGAATGTACTGGTCGGACTGACGACGATTCCCTTTTCATCCGCTGATCAAATCAAGGGCCTTATCGGCACCGTGGAAAACTACGTCTATGCAGATCTTGAGGAAAAATTCAAAACTTTGGAGCTGCTTCGCAATGACAGTCCGAATATTGAAGTCAGTGTGAAGAAACTGCTGACGGGTCGGGTCCCCTACATTCTTTTAAGCGACATTGAATACATCTACTACAAAAGCCAGTACCCGCGACTGCAGCGAAGCACTTTTGCCATGGACAAGACCGACATTCAGTGCTCGCTGTCCAAGAAGTCCACCCTGACCATGACCAGACTCAATCGGGCCATTGATCGCCTGCATGAAAAACAAGTGCTGGCTAAAATTATCAAACGCTATTCAGATCCAGAGACCACTCCCAAACCGGTGAGCTATGGTCTGAACAGCAATGATTCTCCTCCCTTCATCCACTTCGACAAGACCTCGTCCAGCGAGGGCATCGTGCGCGGCGGAGTCTTTTTCGATATCGCCCTGGCCATCGGAAAAAAAATCCAGCGCCCGATCAATTTTGTCCTGCTGCCCCGTGGTCGCCTGGATGCGCGCCTGGCTTCCGGACAAATTGAGCTGGTCTGTTATGACACTGAAGCCTGGGCTGGCGAGTACGCCAAACAATATCACTGGAGCACCCCGATCTTCCGACAAAGTGACTATATCGTTGGGCACAAAGCTGACGCGGAAGTGGCCAAAATCCGCACGCTGGAAGACCTTAAAGGCAAGCGCATTGGTGCCGTCCTGAACTTTGTTTATCCCGCGCTGACACCCCTCTTTGAAGACAAAAGCCTGCAACGCGAGGATGCGGGGTCCGGAGCCGCTAACGTGGAAAAGCTCAGTGTGAAACGCGTGCCGCTGATTCTTTTGAACAGTCTTGAATACAGCTACTATAAAAGCAAAGATTCCAGGCTGCAAAAGGCCCCGTTGGAAATTGACCCCGTCGATGTGAAGTGCGCCCTGTCCAAAAAATCCAGTTTGAAAATAGAGGAAATCAATTCTGCCATCCACGATCTCGAAAAATCCGGCCGGATGCAGAAGGTCTTTGCCCCTTCCTATCTGCTTTGA
- a CDS encoding nucleoside-specific channel-forming Tsx family protein, whose translation MIKALMLFLALAALLPATSQAQEPDKSRNYQWLQFNLYKGFDNKNPFDQQDDTYLEMEFGGKSGFLDFYGFFDVFDIIDSQDSDFHNTDNFFLKTFPRFSLNHMTQKDLSWGPIQEWYVATLLIVGDRALFEECIGLGVDFKVPWNGKLGANLMARYVRENYGAINEHTWDGYFLAVNWFAPFYRFANESFLSYQGYLDFIFSADEIGQEPGRTTSSIAWYNGFYWHQTDYSLGYGLKYYKDYGQFVDGGIAGETSGFGHYVVLGYKF comes from the coding sequence ATGATCAAGGCTTTGATGCTGTTTCTCGCTCTGGCGGCTCTGCTTCCTGCGACCTCTCAAGCCCAGGAACCGGACAAGTCCCGCAACTATCAGTGGTTGCAATTCAATCTTTACAAGGGCTTTGACAACAAAAATCCTTTTGATCAGCAGGATGACACTTACCTGGAAATGGAGTTCGGGGGAAAATCGGGTTTTTTGGACTTTTACGGGTTCTTTGACGTCTTTGATATCATCGATTCCCAAGACAGTGACTTCCACAATACAGACAATTTTTTTCTAAAAACCTTCCCGCGCTTTTCACTCAATCACATGACCCAGAAAGACCTTTCCTGGGGGCCGATTCAGGAATGGTATGTGGCTACCCTGTTGATCGTTGGCGACCGGGCGTTGTTTGAGGAATGCATCGGCCTGGGAGTCGACTTCAAAGTGCCCTGGAATGGAAAGCTCGGAGCCAATCTGATGGCCCGCTATGTGCGGGAAAACTATGGCGCCATCAACGAACACACCTGGGACGGTTACTTTCTGGCAGTGAACTGGTTTGCTCCGTTTTATCGCTTCGCCAATGAAAGCTTCCTGTCTTATCAAGGGTATCTGGATTTTATTTTTTCTGCCGATGAAATTGGTCAGGAACCCGGCCGAACCACCAGCTCCATCGCATGGTACAACGGCTTTTACTGGCACCAGACTGACTATTCACTGGGTTATGGGCTGAAGTATTACAAAGACTATGGTCAGTTTGTCGATGGTGGCATCGCCGGAGAAACCTCCGGCTTCGGTCACTATGTGGTTCTGGGATACAAATTCTGA
- a CDS encoding acyl-CoA thioesterase has protein sequence MNLFFRLLHVLIFSRFRSRVGIMDECATPFRVWPTDLDVLRHMNNGVYLSLQDLARTDYMIRAQAAGAISAQGWYPVVASETIRFRRSLKVFQKFTLHTRLITWDDKYLYLEHKFMSRGELIAIGMIRARFLSKKGGTVSPAELMKAVGENLTAPAMPEYLQSWITADQGQSKAAGV, from the coding sequence ATGAATCTGTTTTTCCGTCTTTTGCATGTTTTGATTTTTTCCCGTTTTCGTTCCCGCGTGGGAATCATGGATGAGTGCGCGACACCTTTTCGTGTGTGGCCCACGGATCTGGATGTTCTTCGTCATATGAACAACGGGGTTTATCTGTCATTGCAGGATCTGGCGCGCACGGATTATATGATCCGCGCTCAGGCTGCCGGAGCAATTTCGGCGCAAGGCTGGTATCCGGTGGTCGCATCAGAAACCATCCGCTTTCGCCGGTCTTTGAAGGTCTTTCAGAAATTCACATTGCACACGCGACTGATCACTTGGGATGACAAGTACCTTTATCTTGAGCATAAGTTTATGAGCCGCGGAGAGCTTATTGCCATTGGCATGATCCGCGCCCGTTTTTTAAGTAAAAAAGGCGGGACAGTTTCTCCGGCAGAATTGATGAAGGCCGTGGGTGAAAATCTGACGGCGCCGGCAATGCCGGAATACCTGCAATCCTGGATCACCGCCGATCAGGGCCAGTCGAAAGCCGCCGGAGTCTGA
- a CDS encoding linear amide C-N hydrolase, translated as MKTLSVLLSLLLAVPAYPCTRILWDGKNQDVIVGRNMDWAEDTGSNLWLLPRGMEREGMAASNSAKWTSKYGSVILSMYDVGTADGLNEKGLTANLLYLSESHFGSRDQAVPGLSVSMWAQYFLDNFATVAEAMASLEKSPIQVLRASVPTAQGVRQGTVHLALSDKTGDSVVMEYIDGKIKIYHGKEYRFMTNSPPFDQQLKSMKQYQGFGGSKKLPGTTEAADRFVRAAFYTERLPEPKDYREAVAGVLSVLRNVSQPFGTPDPARPYISTTRWRTVADLTRGLYFYESTLSPYLVWVEMPKLDFKKGAAVKKITLAKSYDLIGNISGKFKTTPMFRFLKPDAEGSLKAQN; from the coding sequence ATGAAGACACTGTCTGTGCTTTTAAGTCTGTTATTGGCGGTTCCGGCTTATCCCTGTACGCGCATTCTTTGGGATGGAAAGAATCAGGATGTGATTGTCGGGCGCAATATGGACTGGGCCGAGGACACCGGATCCAATTTGTGGCTACTTCCCAGAGGCATGGAGCGTGAGGGAATGGCCGCGAGCAATTCAGCCAAGTGGACCTCCAAGTATGGCAGCGTGATTCTGTCGATGTACGATGTGGGAACGGCCGACGGACTGAATGAAAAAGGATTGACGGCCAATTTGCTTTACTTGTCTGAAAGTCACTTCGGTTCCCGGGATCAGGCTGTTCCGGGTTTGTCAGTCAGTATGTGGGCGCAGTATTTCCTGGATAACTTCGCTACCGTCGCCGAGGCCATGGCCTCATTGGAAAAGTCTCCGATTCAGGTCCTGAGGGCCAGCGTGCCCACGGCTCAGGGTGTGCGCCAGGGCACGGTGCATTTGGCTTTGTCAGACAAGACGGGTGATTCCGTGGTGATGGAATACATTGATGGCAAAATCAAAATCTATCACGGCAAAGAGTATCGCTTTATGACGAATTCGCCTCCCTTTGATCAGCAACTGAAATCGATGAAGCAGTATCAGGGCTTTGGTGGCAGTAAAAAGCTTCCCGGCACAACCGAGGCGGCGGACCGCTTTGTGCGTGCGGCTTTCTATACCGAACGCCTGCCAGAACCCAAGGACTATCGCGAGGCTGTGGCCGGGGTGTTGAGTGTTTTGCGAAATGTTTCTCAGCCATTCGGGACGCCGGATCCGGCACGGCCGTATATTTCCACCACCCGCTGGCGCACGGTTGCGGATCTGACCCGTGGACTTTATTTTTATGAAAGTACTTTGAGCCCCTATCTGGTTTGGGTGGAAATGCCCAAGCTGGATTTCAAGAAAGGGGCCGCGGTGAAGAAAATCACTCTGGCGAAAAGCTATGATTTGATCGGAAACATCAGCGGGAAATTCAAAACAACGCCGATGTTCCGGTTCTTAAAGCCGGACGCGGAGGGATCTTTAAAAGCCCAGAACTAA
- a CDS encoding methyl-accepting chemotaxis protein, translating into MAISSWFKGIKGKLFVCALIPMAGFALLGWVAYKDLNIAGSMLNDAYVNVIPNMKAVGEIEGSRARIGQYLWGALANKDVPKHRDSYVGKAKTAITEYKDAIKAYEAASFQPGEAEMYEPARKVNAEYVQEVEALIAALEKPGADFDKLREVMTEGSYLKHSTVIKKVAGDVVVMYEKLAAQKNTLQKAETQKGLIMLAAIGGVAAALVFGLLMFIGMSLSRTVNNTVSRLAGAGHQVNEAITQLTLAGQGLSQSSTSAAASLEETVASLEEMTSMVKMNSDNAKQAATLSQSSRSAAEDGEREIKNLVESMRDISQSSKKIEEIINVIDDIAFQTNLLALNAAVEAARAGEQGKGFAVVAEAVRALAQRSASAAKDITSLIKDSVEKIENGTHIADKSGDVLNNIVNSIKKVADLNNEISAASAEQTTGIQQINKAMNQLDQSSQSNAASSEEIAATSEEISSQSEQMQIMVRELNSFVTGTTAVEAPVEAPVSSRVSPAKAAKKPEAKSAKVMKFTPPPKKTAPPPAAAVIPFDTDEDPRAKVGTTDGF; encoded by the coding sequence ATGGCAATCAGTTCTTGGTTCAAGGGTATTAAAGGCAAGCTTTTTGTGTGTGCTTTGATTCCGATGGCAGGCTTTGCGCTGCTGGGTTGGGTGGCCTATAAAGATCTGAACATCGCCGGCTCTATGCTGAATGACGCTTATGTTAATGTCATTCCGAACATGAAGGCCGTCGGCGAAATCGAAGGCAGTCGAGCCCGCATTGGGCAGTATCTTTGGGGGGCACTGGCCAACAAAGATGTTCCCAAGCATCGTGACAGTTATGTAGGCAAAGCAAAGACAGCCATTACTGAATATAAGGATGCCATCAAGGCCTATGAAGCGGCCTCGTTCCAGCCCGGTGAAGCCGAGATGTATGAGCCCGCACGTAAAGTCAATGCGGAATATGTTCAGGAAGTCGAAGCACTCATTGCAGCATTGGAAAAACCAGGCGCCGACTTTGATAAGTTGCGTGAGGTTATGACCGAGGGTTCCTACCTGAAGCATTCCACAGTGATTAAAAAAGTCGCTGGCGATGTTGTGGTGATGTATGAAAAGCTTGCCGCTCAAAAAAACACCTTACAGAAAGCTGAAACCCAAAAAGGCCTGATCATGCTGGCGGCCATTGGTGGTGTGGCAGCGGCTTTGGTGTTTGGTCTTTTGATGTTTATCGGTATGTCTTTGAGCCGTACGGTGAACAACACGGTTTCCCGTCTGGCAGGGGCTGGTCATCAGGTGAACGAAGCCATCACACAACTGACCCTGGCCGGTCAGGGGCTGTCTCAGTCCTCCACTTCTGCGGCGGCTTCTTTGGAAGAAACCGTGGCCTCTTTGGAGGAAATGACTTCCATGGTGAAAATGAATTCTGACAATGCCAAACAGGCGGCGACGCTGTCGCAGTCCTCCCGTTCCGCGGCCGAGGACGGTGAACGCGAGATCAAGAATCTGGTTGAATCCATGCGTGATATCTCTCAGTCTTCGAAAAAGATCGAAGAGATCATCAACGTCATCGACGATATCGCCTTCCAGACGAATTTGCTGGCCCTGAATGCGGCGGTGGAAGCCGCCCGTGCCGGCGAGCAGGGGAAAGGCTTCGCAGTTGTTGCCGAAGCGGTTCGTGCCCTGGCACAAAGATCCGCTTCAGCCGCCAAAGACATCACGTCTTTGATTAAAGACTCGGTGGAAAAAATTGAAAATGGGACCCACATTGCGGATAAGTCCGGGGATGTTCTAAATAACATCGTGAATTCCATTAAGAAGGTGGCAGATCTGAATAACGAAATTTCTGCGGCCAGTGCCGAGCAGACCACAGGTATTCAGCAGATCAACAAGGCAATGAATCAACTGGATCAGAGCTCTCAGTCCAATGCGGCTTCCTCTGAAGAGATCGCGGCGACGTCCGAAGAGATTTCCTCCCAGTCCGAGCAAATGCAAATCATGGTGCGTGAGTTAAACAGTTTTGTTACGGGAACCACCGCCGTGGAGGCTCCGGTTGAAGCGCCTGTATCGTCCCGTGTGTCCCCTGCCAAAGCTGCGAAAAAACCAGAAGCGAAGTCTGCCAAGGTTATGAAGTTCACGCCTCCGCCGAAAAAGACTGCGCCTCCGCCAGCAGCGGCAGTGATTCCGTTTGATACGGATGAAGATCCGCGTGCCAAAGTCGGAACGACCGACGGATTCTAA